The region CGGGTCCGTAGGTACGCTCAAAGCGGTTGAGGAGAACGAGGTTGAAGCCCTCGCCAGGGCAGGGGCCCAGATCGTTCAGGAAGGCGCGGAAGTCGCGCCAGTTACCCGTGACCCCGGTGCCGCGGGTCATCATGATGTTGCGATGGATGCTCGCTTCGCGCTCGTACTTCTTGGCGAGCGTCGGCAAGGTGAGATTCTTCAGGTCCTGCAGGACTTCAGCTTTTGGCGGCGGACCTGACAAACCGAGCAACTCCCTGCTGATACAACCTATGGGCGTTAAGCATACAAAAGTCGTGGTGGCGCTTTTCACGCTCTGCGACTGGTTGTCTCAGGTTCACCCTAACAATTCGTCTCCATGACGATTCGGGGACGCTTCAAGCCCCAGGGCTCGACGCGACGGCCCCATTGCGACAAAAGACGCCCATGAAGTTTCTCGATCAGTGCAAGATCTTCATCCGCTCCGGAAACGGGGGCGGAGGCGCCGTGTCTTTCCGGCGTGAGAAGTACATCGAATACGGCGGTCCGGATGGCGGTGACGGCGGCCGTGGCGGCGACATATGGATCGAGGCGGTCGAGGGTTTGAACACCCTGATCGACTATCGCTACCAGCAGCACTTCAAGGCTGACACCGGCGTTCACGGCATGGGCCGCAACCGTCATGGCGCCGCGGGCGAAGACATTGTCCTGAAGGTCCCCGTCGGTACCGAAGTGCTGGAAGAGGACCGCGAGACCCTGATCGCCGACATGAACACGGCGGGCATGCGCGTTCTGCTGGCCAAGGGCGGCAACGGCGGCTGGGGCAACGACCGCTTCAAGGGGCCGATCAATCAGGCCCCCAAGCACGCCAATCCCGGGCAGGAGGGCGAGGAGAAGTGGATTTGGCTTCGCCTCAAGCTGATCGCCGACGTCGGTCTGGTTGGCCTGCCCAACGCCGGCAAGTCCACCTTCCTGGCGGCCGCCAGCGCCGCCAAGCCGAAGATCGCCGACTATCCCTTCACCACCCTGACGCCGAACCTTGGCGTGGTGGACTTGTCGTCCACGGAACGCTTCGTGATGGCCGACATCCCCGGCCTAATCGAGGGCGCGTCAGAAGGCGCCGGCCTGGGCACCCGCTTCCTGGGGCACGTGGAGCGCTCGGCCACCCTGATCCATCTGGTGGACGCCACCCAGGAGGACGTGGGCGGCGCCTGGCGCACTATTCGGGCCGAGCTGGAGGCCTATGACGAGGAACTTGGAGACAAGACCGAAATCCTGGCCCTCAACAAGATCGACGCCCTGGACGATGAGACCCGCGCCGAAAAGCTGGCGGAACTGGAAGAAGCGGCGGGGATCAAGCCCATGCTGGTCTCCGGTGTTTCCGGCGAAGGGGTGACCGAGTTGCTGCGGGCGGCCTGGACCAAGGTGCGCGAGCGGCGAGGCGAGATCGCGCCCGCCGATGACGATGGCGAGTTCGAGGCTCCCGCCCCCGAAGGCTGGACCCCCTAGATGTCGCCCCTGGCCGCCGCCCGTCGGATCGTCGTCAAGGTCGGCTCGGCCCTGCTGGTGGATTCCGAGACGGGGGCGGCGGACAAGGCGTGGCTGGAGGCGTTTTGCGCCGACGCCGCGCGGTTGCGCGCGCAGGGGCGTCAGATCGTGGTGGTGTCCTCGGGCGCCGTGGCGTTGGGCCGCCGCCGTATGGGCCTTCCTAAAAGGGCTCTAACCCTGCCTGAGAAGCAGGCCGCCGCCGCTGCGGGACAGAGCCTGCTGATGCGCGCCTGGGAAGAGGCTTTCGAGCCCTATGGCGCCGCCTGCGCCCAGGTTTTGCTGACCCGGGATGACACCGAGGTGCGCCGCCGGTGGCTGAACGCGCGCGCCACGGTCGATACCCTGCTGGCCCTGAACGTGATCCCCGTGGTCAACGAGAACGACACGGTGGTGACCGAAGAAATCCGCTACGGCGACAACGACAGACTGGCGGCCCGCGTAGCCCAGATGACGGGTGCGGATGCCCTGATCCTGCTGTCGGACATCGACGGCCTCTACACGGCCGACCCGCGCCGCGATCCCAACGCGCAGCATATTCCGCTGGTGGAGCACCTGACACCGCAGATCGAGGCCATGGCCGGTGGCGCCAACGCTGGGGCCGGTGTCGGCACGGGCGGCATGGCGACCAAACTGGCCGCCGCGCGCATCGCCGCCGCCGCGGGTTGCGCCACTATCGTCACTCTGGGCACGCGGCCCTCCCCGCTGCTGGCTATCGAGAACGGGGAGCGGTCGACGATCTTCGCCGCCTCGACGACGCCGGCCGCCGCCTACAAGGCCTGGATCGCCGGCTCCCTGGCCCCGCAGGGCGCCCTGACCGTGGACGACGGCGCCGCCGCCGCCCTGCGTGGGGGCAAGAGCCTGCTGGCGGCCGGGCTCAAGGGCGCGGAAGGCCGGTTCGGCAAGGGCGACGCGGTGGTGGTCCGCGATCAGTCGGGCCGTGAGCTGGCCAGAGGGCTAGTGCGTTATGACGCGGCCGATGCGGCTCGCATCGTCGGCCTGCGCTCGGACGCCATCGAGGCGGTCCTCGGCTTCACCGAAGGTCCTGTGATCCACGCCGACGACCTGGCTCTGGCCGCCCGCGAGACGGCCTGAACGCTGGCGGCGCAAGCTGCAAAGGGCTAAGGCTCATATTGAGCATAAGTGGCGAGGCCCATGGACGACGCCAGTTCATCCCTGCAGGCGACGATGGCGAGGATCGGGCATGACGCCCGGGACGGCGCCCGCGCCTTGCGTCTGGCCAAGCCCGAAGTCCGCACCAAAGCGATCGCCGGCATGGCCGCAGCGATCCGCCGCCGCGCCGCTGCGATCCTGGCCGCCAACCTCGCCGACCAGACCGCCGCGCGTGCGACCGGTCTCAACGAGGCGATGATCGACCGCATGGCGCTGGACGCCGGCCGCATCGCGGCCCTTGCCGATGCGGTCGCCGCCATCGCCGCCATTTCCGATCCCGTGGGCGCGGAGACCGCGCGGTGGGATCGCCCCAACGGACTCGACATCGCCCGTGTGCGCACCCCCATCGGGGTGATCGCCATGATCTATGAGAGCCGCCCCAATGTGACGGCGGACGCGGCGGCGCTCTGCATCCGCTCGGGCAACGCCGCCATCCTGCGCGGCGGTTCCGAATGCCTGGGCAGCAATCTGGCCATTCATGCGGCGGTGGTCGAGGGGCTGGAGGCCGCGGGCCTTCCCGCGTCTTGCGTCCAGGCGGTCCCGACGGCGGACCGTATGGCGGTGGGATTGATCCTAGGCGGCCTGGACGGCGCCGTTGACCTGATCATCCCACGCGGCGGCAAGGGACTGGTTGCCCGAGTGAAGGCCGAGGCGCGCGCCCCGGTGCTGGGTCATCTGGAAGGGCTCAACCACGTCTTCGTTCACGCCGCCGCCGACCTTCAGAAAGCCGTCGCCGTGGTGGTCAACGCCAAGATGCGGCGAGTGTCGGTCTGCGGATCGGCCGAGACCCTGCTGATCGACAAGGCCGCAGCCGGGCGCCTGCTGCCGCCCATCGCCGCGGCGCTGGCCGAAGCCGGCTGCGAACTTCGGGGCGATGAGGCGGCTCGCGCCATCACGCCGATGGCCGCCGCGACGATCGAGGACTGGTCGACGGAGTATCTGGCTCCAATCATCGCCGTGGCGGTGGTCGATGGGGTCGAGGGGGCCGCGGCCCATATCGCTTCCCATGGATCGGGTCACACTGACGCGATCCTGACTGAGGACGCCGCCGCCGCCAACGCCTTCGTGGCCGCGGTGGATTCGGCCATCGTGCTGATCAACGCCTCGACGCAGTTCGCCGACGGGGGAGAGTTCGGTTTCGGCGCGGAGATCGGCATCGCCACAGACAAACTTCACGCCCGCGGTCCGGTTGGGGCCGAGCAATTGACGACATTCAAGTATGTGGTTCGCGGGACCGGCCAGACTCGTCCCTGAGGCTGGCAGGCCGGCGGCGTCGCGGCTGGGGTTCCTCCTCAAGCCCGGCATGCGCGTCGGTCTGTTCGGCGGCTCATTCAATCCGGCGCATGAGGGGCATGCCCACGTCGCCGAGACGGCCCTGTCGCGCCTGCAGCTGGACCGGGTGATCTGGCTTGTTTCGCCGCAAAATCCGCTGAAGGCCGCCCACGAGACCCAGCCCTTGGCTCAGCGCATGGCCAACGCCCGGCGATGGGCGAGGGGGCCGAAGATGATCGTCAGCGGCGTCGAGACCCAGCTGGGCGTGCA is a window of Caulobacter sp. NIBR2454 DNA encoding:
- the obgE gene encoding GTPase ObgE, yielding MKFLDQCKIFIRSGNGGGGAVSFRREKYIEYGGPDGGDGGRGGDIWIEAVEGLNTLIDYRYQQHFKADTGVHGMGRNRHGAAGEDIVLKVPVGTEVLEEDRETLIADMNTAGMRVLLAKGGNGGWGNDRFKGPINQAPKHANPGQEGEEKWIWLRLKLIADVGLVGLPNAGKSTFLAAASAAKPKIADYPFTTLTPNLGVVDLSSTERFVMADIPGLIEGASEGAGLGTRFLGHVERSATLIHLVDATQEDVGGAWRTIRAELEAYDEELGDKTEILALNKIDALDDETRAEKLAELEEAAGIKPMLVSGVSGEGVTELLRAAWTKVRERRGEIAPADDDGEFEAPAPEGWTP
- the proB gene encoding glutamate 5-kinase encodes the protein MSPLAAARRIVVKVGSALLVDSETGAADKAWLEAFCADAARLRAQGRQIVVVSSGAVALGRRRMGLPKRALTLPEKQAAAAAGQSLLMRAWEEAFEPYGAACAQVLLTRDDTEVRRRWLNARATVDTLLALNVIPVVNENDTVVTEEIRYGDNDRLAARVAQMTGADALILLSDIDGLYTADPRRDPNAQHIPLVEHLTPQIEAMAGGANAGAGVGTGGMATKLAAARIAAAAGCATIVTLGTRPSPLLAIENGERSTIFAASTTPAAAYKAWIAGSLAPQGALTVDDGAAAALRGGKSLLAAGLKGAEGRFGKGDAVVVRDQSGRELARGLVRYDAADAARIVGLRSDAIEAVLGFTEGPVIHADDLALAARETA
- a CDS encoding glutamate-5-semialdehyde dehydrogenase: MDDASSSLQATMARIGHDARDGARALRLAKPEVRTKAIAGMAAAIRRRAAAILAANLADQTAARATGLNEAMIDRMALDAGRIAALADAVAAIAAISDPVGAETARWDRPNGLDIARVRTPIGVIAMIYESRPNVTADAAALCIRSGNAAILRGGSECLGSNLAIHAAVVEGLEAAGLPASCVQAVPTADRMAVGLILGGLDGAVDLIIPRGGKGLVARVKAEARAPVLGHLEGLNHVFVHAAADLQKAVAVVVNAKMRRVSVCGSAETLLIDKAAAGRLLPPIAAALAEAGCELRGDEAARAITPMAAATIEDWSTEYLAPIIAVAVVDGVEGAAAHIASHGSGHTDAILTEDAAAANAFVAAVDSAIVLINASTQFADGGEFGFGAEIGIATDKLHARGPVGAEQLTTFKYVVRGTGQTRP